The genomic region AGAAAGCACTGCTGTTCACAGCTCTCGCGATCGCGGGCCTCGCCGCCGCCGCGTCGGCCGGCATTCCGGGTCGCTTCATGCAGTACCCGACGATTTCCGGTGAGACCGTCGTGTTCACGTACGAGGGGGACCTGTGGTCGGTTCCCGCGGCTGGCGGCGCAGCACGCCGGCTGACCAGCCATCCAGGCACGGAGGAGGCCGCCAAGTTCTCGCCGGACGGCAGGACGCTCGCGTTCACCGCCGACTACGACGGTGCCCCGGCGCTCTACACGATGCCCGCAACCGGCGGCGCGCCGAGACGCCTGACGTATTTCGGCGCCGGCGTGCAGGCCGTCGCCTGGAGTCCCGACGGCAAGAAGATCGTGTTCCGCTCGAGCCACGAGGCGACGTTCCGGCCCATGGCGCGGCTCTATGCTGTCGCGGCGAGCGGCGGCTACCCGGAGCCCCTGCCAATGGACCGCGGCATCCTGTGCTCGTATTCGCCCGACGGCACCAAGCTCGCGTACAACCGGCGGGGCCTCGAGGAGTACTACTGGAAGCGCTACAAAGGCGGCCGATTCGTCGACCTCTGGCTCTATGATTTCGGCGCCAGACAGTACACGCAGCTCTCGGACTACGTCGGCAAGAGCGCGTATCCGATGTACGCCGCCGGCAAGCTCTACTTCGTGTCCGACCGCGATCCGAAGGGCATCAGCAACCTCTACACGATCGACCCGGTCACCAAGAAGGTGGACCAGGTGACGAGCTTCGACGACTTCGACGTACAGTGGCCGACGACCGACGGCAAGCGGATCGTCTTCGTGCGCGCCGGGCGCCTGCACGTCTTCGACCCGGCCGCCGGCACCACCAGGGCGATCGAGGTGGACATCGCGTCCGACCGATGGCAGCTGGCCGACCGCACGGTGAACGCACGCGACTACATCCAGTCCTTCTCGGTGTCGAACGACGGCAGGACCGCGGTCTTCGAGGCCCGTGGCGACATCTTCCTCGTTCCCACCGACGAGAGCCTCCCAACCCGCAACCTCACCGGCACGACGAGCTCGCGCGAGCGGTTCCCGCAGCTTTCGCCCGACGGCAAGAAGGTGGCGTTCTTCTCGGACAAGACCGGCGACTACCAGCTCTACCTGGCCGACATCGGCGGCGACAAGCCGTGGGAGCCATTGACGACCGCCCTCGATCGCACCGTCTATCACCTCGAGTGGTCGCCAGATGGCTCGAAGATTCTGTTCGGCAACAAGGATTTCGCGCTCTTCTACCTCGACGTCGCCACCAAGAAGCTCACGAAGTTCGCCACGTCGAACCAGATGAAGAACGACGAGTTCTTCTGGGAAGTCAGCGATTACGCGTGGTCGCCGGACAGCAAGTGGATCACCTACTCGTTCGTGCAGTTCAACCGGAACAACCGCGTGTTCCTCTACAGCCTCGAGCAGAACAGGAACTTCCCGGTCACCAGCGACTTCTACGACAGCCTGAATCCGTCGTTCGACGCGAACGGAAACTACCTCTATTTCCTCTCGTACCGAGACTTCTCGACGCGCATCGACATCTTCGAGGACAACCACGTCATCGAGCACCCGGTGCAGGTGATGGCCGTGCAACTCAAGGCCGGGCCGAAGCCGCCCTTCGAGCGCGCCGACAAGAAGAAGGACGCCGAGCCGTTCCGCGTCGACGTGGCGGGGCTCGATTCGCGCGTCTTCCCGCTGCCCGTTGCCCCGGGAATCTACTTCCACCTCAAGGCCGGCAACGGGGTGGTCGGGTTCGATTCGCTGCCGACGTACGCCGAGGCCGAAACCGAAGAGCTCTTCAAGCCGGGCGGCGCCGACAAATGGACGCTCCACGTGTTCGACATGGCATCCCAGAAGGACGTGGTGGCGACCGACACGGTGGTGAACTGGCGGCTGTCCGCAAACGGCGAACAGATCATCACGCGAAAGGCGGATGCAACGTTCCAGATTGCGACGCCCGACAAGATCATCCAGAACCCCGGGTCGCTCGGCACGAAGCTCCCGCTCGGCGGGATGCAGGCGCGCGTGAGGCCAATCGACGAATGGACGCAGATCTTCAACGATACGTGGCGCTGGTATCGCGACTTCTTCTACGACGAGAACATGCACGGCCGCGACTGGAAGAAGCTGGGCGACACCCTGCGCGCGTTCATCCCCGACCTGTCGTCGCGCGCGGATCTCAACTGGCTGCTCTCGCAGATGGTGGGCGACCTCAACGTGTCGCACACCTACATCGGCGGAGGGGACCAGGGTCCCCAGCGCGCGCCCGAGGTCCGCACGTTCACGGGCCTGCTGGGCGCGGACCTGGCCGCCGACGCCAGCGGCTACCTGAAGCTCGGGAAGATCCTCGGCCCGACGGCCTACAACGCCGACCTCACGGCGCCGCTCGTTCGACCGGGGGTGGACGTCAAGGAAGGCGATTTCCTGATTGCCATCGACGGCCATGAGCTCAAGGCGTCGGAGAACCCCTACCAGTATCTCCAGGTGACGCGCGGCCAGAAGGTGAAGCTGACGGTCAACTCGAAACCGACGGCCGTCGGCGCCCGCACGATCGAGGTTGAACCGCTCCGCTCGGAATCGACGCTCCGCTACAACCGCTGGCTGTCCGACAACATCGACGCAGTTCTCAGAGCGTCGAACGGCGAGATCGGCTACATGCACATCACGGCGATGAGCACCGACAACGTCGGCCAGTTCGACAAGTTCTGGCGCGCCTTCCGCTACAAGAAGGGGCTCATCATCGACGTCCGCGGGAACGGAGGCGGCTGGACCGAGTACTTCATCATCGACAAGCTCGAGCGGAAGATGACGGCGTACAACGTCTTGCGAGGGATGGAGCCCTTCCGCTATCCGGGCTCGACGACCACCGGCCAGGTCGCCGTGCTGTCGAACGAGTACAACGGCTCGGACGGCGAGGCGTTCATCGAGCACTTCAAGGCGCGCAAGCTCGGCACGGTCATCGGCGTCCCGTCGTGGGGCGGACTGGTTGGCATCCTGAACCGCCAACTGACGATCGACAACGGAACGGTCGAGCAGTCCAACAACTCGTTCTACAACGACCAGGGGAAGTGGATCGTCGAAAGCCACGGCGCCGACCCTGACATCGTCCTCGACAACGACCCGGCGTCCGCATCGGCCGGCCGCGACGCTCAACTCGAGAAGGCCATCGAGGTGCTGCAGAAGCAGATCAAGGAGAAGCCGTTCACCTTCCCGGCCAGACCGAAATACCCGATCCGGTAGCGGGGTGAGCCACGCCGGGGACGTGGAGCTCGCGGAGGACGCAGAGCACGCAGAGACGAACACACCGTTCGCATCTGCGTACTCTGCGGATTCTGTGAGGCGTTCCGGCCCTGTCCACCAGAACCAATCGATGAGCCCCGACGTCCAACCGTTGGGGGACGCCTCCCGCCCGGCTCCATTTGACTCGCGTCCGCGTCTGCGGTTCCATAGCGGTAGGCGGGCGTCTCCCCCACGCCCGCAGCACGTGGATGAGGCGTCGCCATGAATCTCCGTTCGAGGTTGACGTTCGCGTTCTTCGCCATCTCCGTCGTCCCGCTCTCCGCGGTGACGCTCTATTCCCACTACTCGTCCGAACGGGCGCTGCGGCGGGCGGCCGAGCAGCAGGCCCAGGCGCTTGCGGCCGACATGGGCCACCGGATGGAATGGGTGACCGCCGATCTCGGGCGCCGGATGGACCGCCTGTGGCCGGAACAGGTCACCGAGCAGGCGGACGCCCGGCCGACTCGACCGGCCGGCCCCGAGGGCGTTCGGCCGCAGCCGTCGCCCTCCGAAGCGATGGCGGGGCACGTGGCGGGGACACTCGGCGCGATTGCGCCGATGCTCGAGTCACTGGAACTCGTGCCGACCGTGACCACCCCGCCAGCGGCGCCGTACTCCGGCTCGGACCGGGCCCCACTCCCCGTCCCGCCTCCGGCCGAGGTCGACCACTCTCGGCGGCGGCCGACGGCAGAGGAAACCGTTGCCAGGCGCGATCGCGTCGCCGCTGTAGCCGACGCCCGCAAGACCGTCGGAACCCGCAAGATGGTCGTCGAGATGTCGCAGGTGATCGCGCAGGCGCTGAAGCCCTACGCGAGCGGAAACGCGGGCACCAGCGCGACAGAGATGGCCGCCTGGAACAAGGCGCTGGCGGATCAGATCGACCGGAACGTCGCCAACCTCGGGCCGGTCGAGACGAGCCAGGCGCGGAGTGGCGCAGCCGCGGTCGGCACCGCTGGCGGCGAGAATTCGCCGCGACCACAAGGAGCGCCCGGACGCGTTCGCGCGTTCACAGTGCTCAAGGGCAACGCGATCAACACGGAGGTCCAGCGCGACGGCCGCCCGATCGGCCGCATCAGCGGGACGCTCAACATCGACCGGTTGCTCCATACGGTGATGTCGCTGAACCGCCGCGACCGCCAGGAGATTCCGTTCGCGGTGGACGGCGACGGGCACCTGCACGCACCGCGTGCCTCGGACGAGACCGTCATCCGGTCGCTCGGCCTCGCGTCGGCGCTGCCCGCCGGCGGTATCTCGGTGCGCTCGGTCAACGACTGGGTCGTCGCCACCCGGAAGGATCCGTCCGGCAGCACCTTCGGCATCGCGCGCCCCATCGGCGACGATGTCCGCGAGTTGCGCCGGGTATCGGCCCGGAACTTCGGCCTCGGCTTCGCCCTGATCGCGCTGGTGTTCGCGGGCAGCATCCCGCTGGCGGGCGGCATGACCCGAAACCTGCGCACGTTGATGGACGGTGTGCAGCGGCTCGCGCGCGGCGACCTCGGCACCCGGGTTCCAGTTCGCTCGCGCGACGAGTTCGGCCGTCTCGGCGTGGCCTTCAACCAGATGGCCGAGAACCTTGCCGCGCACGAAAAGCTCGTCGTCGAGCAGGAACGCATCAAGAGGGAACTCGAGCTCTGCCGGCAGATTCAGACCGAGATGCTGCCGCACCAGCCGCTGCGCTTTGGCCTGGCCGAGGCGCGCGGACTGTCGATCCCGGCGCGGGAGGTCGGGGGCGACTTCTTCAACTACTTCGTCCTGCCCGACGGAGGCATCGCGTTGCTCGTCGGCGACGTCTCGGGCAAGGGTGTCGGCGCGGCCCTGCTCATGGCCAATGTCCAGGCGACGCTGCGCGCGCGGCTGCCGCTCGAGCAGGATCTCGCGACGCTGGCCGACGGCCTCGACCACGATCTGCAGGCGGCCACGCCGTCCGAGGTCTACCTCACGCTCTTCGTCGGCATCGTGGACCCCGTCCGGCGCGTCCTGCGCTACGTGAACGCGGGCCACAATACGCAGTTCGTGCTCCGCCGCGACGGCGGCCTCGAGCGGCTGGCTTCGACCGGCCGCCCCCTCGGTCTGCTCGCGGGTGCCGGCTACGAGGAACGCGCCGTGACGCTCGGCGAGAGCGACCAGCTCTTCCTCTACACGGACGGGATGGTCGAAGCCGAGAGCGAGACGGGCGAGTTCCTGGGCCCCGAACGTCTCGAATCGCTGCTTCTGGAGGGCTTATCCACCGACGTGGAGGCGCTGCTCGCCCGGGTGGAGTTGGCCGTGCGTGAGTTCCGCGGCGCGGCCGAACCGTCCGACGACGCGACGATGATGGCGTTCAGGTTCGGACCGACACCGGACGTCGCGGCCTCGCCAGGCGTCAATCAGACCGCTTGATTCCCCACCGCGCCCGCAGTAGCATGACGCGGCTTGCCCCCGCTCTCTTTCACCCGGAGGTTCTCATGGCGAAGTGCGGATCGAAGTGCGGTACGAAGAAGGCGGCGCCGAAGAAGAAGGCCGCCAAGTAGCAACATCGGACCATGGTGCCGGCCTTCCAGGCCGCCTAAGATCGGCCGGCACCGTTCGGTCGCACGAGGTTTCGCCGTCGCACCGGACTCCTCCACGTCACGTTCTCGTTCGCGCTGCTGCCGGCGCCGAGTGATTCAACGTCATGCCCGATCTTCTGACGCCGCTGTCGTTGGGCCCTCTCAAGTTTCGGAATCGGATCGTGATGCCACCGATGTGGTCCGGTCAGGCCACGCCGGAAGGCCTCGTCACCGACAATATCATCGACTACCACCGCCGGCGCGCGGCTGCCGGGTGCGGGCTCGTGATCGTCGAACACGCATTCGTGCACGCCCGTGGCCGCCACACGCCGACACAGCTCGGCGTCCACACCGACGCCACCCTCGAAGGCTTGCAGAAGCTGGCCGCGGCCGTCCGGTCCGAAGGCGCCGTCGTCTGCCTGCAGATTTCCCACGCCGGATCCCGGGCGTCGTCCCGCGTGCTCGGCATGCGTCCGGTCGCACCGACCAGCGTGCGCCACCCATACGAGGCGGAGGGGGATATCCCCGAGGCCCTGACGGCGGGCATGATCGACGAGATTCTCCAGGCGTTCGGCGACGCCGCCGTCCGGGCGCGAAGCGCAGGCTTCAGTGCCGTCGAACTGCACGCCGCGCACGGTTTCCTGTTGTCGCAGTTCCTCTCGCCCCTGACGAACCTGCGGACCGATGAGTACGGAGGCCCGATCGAGAATCGATCGCGTCTGCACCTGGCGGCGCTCGAATCCGTTCGCGCGCGACTCGGCCAGGACTTCCCCGTCTTCGTCCGCCTGGGCGCGCACGACGAAACAGCCGGCGGCCTCGAGCTCGACGACTCGTGCTGGACGGCTGTGAAACTGGCGGCGGCTGGCGCGTCACTCATCGATGTCTCGGGAGGCCTCCAGGGCTCCCGCGGCATGGGAAAAGGCGCTGCGTACTTCGTGCCGTACGCGCGAGCGATCAAGGCGGTCGTCACCGTCCCCGTACTCGTGACAGGCGGCATCTCCGAGCCGGCCCTCGCCGACCGCGCGGTGCGCGAGGGATGGGCGGATCTGATTGGCATCGGCCGCGCGATGCTGAACGACCCGGACTGGGCGCGCAAGGCGATCGCGCATCTGTCGATGGCGCGTCGGCCCAGTTGACATTGGCTCTGGACTCTCGACCCTGACACCTGACCCCTGGATCCTGACTTCTGACGTCTGACTCCTACTTATGAAGCACCGCGCCATCCTGCTCTTCGCCGTCTCGTGCCTCCTCCTCGGCTCCGCCCCGAAGGCCGACGATGGGATGTGGACGTTCGACAACCCGCCGATGAAGATCTGGAAGGAGAAATACGGGTTCGAACCGACACCACAGTGGCTCCAGCACGTGCGCCTCGCCTCGCCCCGCGTCGAGGGGGCTTCTGGCGCCTTCGTCTCTCCCGACGGCCTGATTGTCACCAACCAGCACGTGGCGAACGGGCAACTGCAGAAGCTGTCCACGCCCGAGCACAATTACGTGCGCGACGGCTTCTACGCGCCGACGCGCGAGCAGGAACTGAAGTGCCCCGACATGGACGTCAACGTCTTCGTGTCGTACGAGGATGTCACGGCGCGCGTCCAGGGGGCGGTGAAGCCGGGCATGAGCGAACGCGAGGCGGGTGAGGCCAGGCGGACGGCCACGGCCGCGATCGAGAAGGAATCCACCGAGAAGACCGGCCTGCGCAGCGAGGTCGTGAAGCTGTACAGCGGCGGCGAGTACTGGCTGTATCGCTACAAGAAGTTCGCGGACGTCCGGCTCGTCTTCGCGGTCGAGGAATCGACGGGATTCTTCGGCGGCGACTACGACAACTTCACCTATCCGCGGTACGACCTGGACGTCGCCTTCTTCCGCGCCTACGAGAACGGTCAGCCGGCGCACACGGAGTACCTGACCTGGTCCGCGAAGGGCGCGGAGGAGAAGGAGCTGGTGTTCGCGATCGGCAGCCCAGGCGCCACTTCCCGCCTGCTGACGATGGCGCAGATCGAGTTCCATCGCGACGTCATGAATCCTGTGCAGATGGCGGTGTGGCAGGCGCGGCTCGTCGCGCTGCAGCGGTTCAGCGCGACGAGTCCCGAAGCGGACCGCCGGGCATCGGCCGGCCGGCGCGGTATCGAGAATTCGATCAAGCGGCTGGTGGGGCAACAGCGGGGCCTCGAGAATGCCCGGCTGATGGCCACCAAGCGCGAGGACGAGCGCAAGCTGCGCGCCGCGGTCGCGAACAACCCCGACTGGCAGAACGCGTACGGCGACGCCTGGGATCAGATCGCCGCGGCCTACAAGCAGTACGCACCGTATGCGAAGCGCAACGCCTATTCAACACTCTCGCCGTCCCGGCTCGGCAGCCTGGCCACCAGCCTCGTTCGGTATGCGGACGAGATCCGCAAGCCGAACAGCACGCGGCTCGACGAGTTCCGCGACTCGCGGCTCGACTCGCTGAAGACGACCCTCCTCTCGCCGGCTCCCGTCTACGCGGACATGGAGGAAGCCCTGCTCGCGGGATGGCTCGAAGCCGGTCGGAAAACGCTGGGCGATGACGATTTGTTCGTCAGGGCGGCGCTTGGCGGCCAGACCCCGGCGGCCGTGGCACGGGCCGTCGTCTCGGCGACGAAGATCGCCGACGCGTCGTTCCGAAAGACACTGGTCGAGGGTGGCCCCGACGCCATTCTGAAGTCCGACGATCCGATGCTCGCGCTCGTGCGCCGAGTCGATCCGGTCATGCGCGACCTGCGAACATGGATCGAGCAGCAGATCACCAACGTCGAAACGACCAACGGCGAGCGGCTGGCCAAGGCCAGGTTCGCCGTCCACGGCAAGACGGTATACCCGGACGCCAACTCGACGATTCGCATCAGTTTCGGCACGGTCCTCGGCTACGAAGCCGGATCGACGCTCGTTCCCTTCAAGACGACCTTCTACGGGCTGTACGACCGCGCGGCCGGCTTCGACAACCAGGCGCCGTTCGCGCTCCCGCCGCGTTGGCTGGACAAGCGCTCCGCGCTCGACATGTCCGCCCCGCTCAACTTCGTCTACACGGCAGACACGATCGGGGGCAACTCCGGCAGCCCGGTCATCAACCGGAAGGCGGAACTGGTCGGCCTGAACTTCGACAGCAACCTGCCGAAACTCGCCAACCGGTACATGTACATCGACGATGCGGAAGGCTCGCGCGCGGTGGGCGTCCACAGCGCCGGCATCCTCGAAGCGCTGAAATCGGTCTACGGGGCGGACCGGATCGTGAAGGAGATCACGGGGAAGTTTGCCCTGCCGCTTCTCTAGGTACGCCGTCCATCCCGACAGGTTCGGAGCGAGCACCGCGACCACGGCCTTCATTCCGTCGTTTGCGACGTCAGGCCGACTGACGATGGGGCACGGACGCAGCTGTTCCTCCGAGCCGCGGCACCACCTTCGGTCCCGAGGCAGCGTGTCGGGTCCGAGTGATATTGAACGTTCGTGTCGTCGCCGGGCAGCCCCAAGCAGTTCGACCGGAGCGCGCGCCCATTCGTCGCTTCCATCGGGTTGGTATCCAC from Vicinamibacterales bacterium harbors:
- a CDS encoding S41 family peptidase — translated: MKKALLFTALAIAGLAAAASAGIPGRFMQYPTISGETVVFTYEGDLWSVPAAGGAARRLTSHPGTEEAAKFSPDGRTLAFTADYDGAPALYTMPATGGAPRRLTYFGAGVQAVAWSPDGKKIVFRSSHEATFRPMARLYAVAASGGYPEPLPMDRGILCSYSPDGTKLAYNRRGLEEYYWKRYKGGRFVDLWLYDFGARQYTQLSDYVGKSAYPMYAAGKLYFVSDRDPKGISNLYTIDPVTKKVDQVTSFDDFDVQWPTTDGKRIVFVRAGRLHVFDPAAGTTRAIEVDIASDRWQLADRTVNARDYIQSFSVSNDGRTAVFEARGDIFLVPTDESLPTRNLTGTTSSRERFPQLSPDGKKVAFFSDKTGDYQLYLADIGGDKPWEPLTTALDRTVYHLEWSPDGSKILFGNKDFALFYLDVATKKLTKFATSNQMKNDEFFWEVSDYAWSPDSKWITYSFVQFNRNNRVFLYSLEQNRNFPVTSDFYDSLNPSFDANGNYLYFLSYRDFSTRIDIFEDNHVIEHPVQVMAVQLKAGPKPPFERADKKKDAEPFRVDVAGLDSRVFPLPVAPGIYFHLKAGNGVVGFDSLPTYAEAETEELFKPGGADKWTLHVFDMASQKDVVATDTVVNWRLSANGEQIITRKADATFQIATPDKIIQNPGSLGTKLPLGGMQARVRPIDEWTQIFNDTWRWYRDFFYDENMHGRDWKKLGDTLRAFIPDLSSRADLNWLLSQMVGDLNVSHTYIGGGDQGPQRAPEVRTFTGLLGADLAADASGYLKLGKILGPTAYNADLTAPLVRPGVDVKEGDFLIAIDGHELKASENPYQYLQVTRGQKVKLTVNSKPTAVGARTIEVEPLRSESTLRYNRWLSDNIDAVLRASNGEIGYMHITAMSTDNVGQFDKFWRAFRYKKGLIIDVRGNGGGWTEYFIIDKLERKMTAYNVLRGMEPFRYPGSTTTGQVAVLSNEYNGSDGEAFIEHFKARKLGTVIGVPSWGGLVGILNRQLTIDNGTVEQSNNSFYNDQGKWIVESHGADPDIVLDNDPASASAGRDAQLEKAIEVLQKQIKEKPFTFPARPKYPIR
- a CDS encoding SpoIIE family protein phosphatase; translated protein: MNLRSRLTFAFFAISVVPLSAVTLYSHYSSERALRRAAEQQAQALAADMGHRMEWVTADLGRRMDRLWPEQVTEQADARPTRPAGPEGVRPQPSPSEAMAGHVAGTLGAIAPMLESLELVPTVTTPPAAPYSGSDRAPLPVPPPAEVDHSRRRPTAEETVARRDRVAAVADARKTVGTRKMVVEMSQVIAQALKPYASGNAGTSATEMAAWNKALADQIDRNVANLGPVETSQARSGAAAVGTAGGENSPRPQGAPGRVRAFTVLKGNAINTEVQRDGRPIGRISGTLNIDRLLHTVMSLNRRDRQEIPFAVDGDGHLHAPRASDETVIRSLGLASALPAGGISVRSVNDWVVATRKDPSGSTFGIARPIGDDVRELRRVSARNFGLGFALIALVFAGSIPLAGGMTRNLRTLMDGVQRLARGDLGTRVPVRSRDEFGRLGVAFNQMAENLAAHEKLVVEQERIKRELELCRQIQTEMLPHQPLRFGLAEARGLSIPAREVGGDFFNYFVLPDGGIALLVGDVSGKGVGAALLMANVQATLRARLPLEQDLATLADGLDHDLQAATPSEVYLTLFVGIVDPVRRVLRYVNAGHNTQFVLRRDGGLERLASTGRPLGLLAGAGYEERAVTLGESDQLFLYTDGMVEAESETGEFLGPERLESLLLEGLSTDVEALLARVELAVREFRGAAEPSDDATMMAFRFGPTPDVAASPGVNQTA
- a CDS encoding NADH:flavin oxidoreductase; translated protein: MPDLLTPLSLGPLKFRNRIVMPPMWSGQATPEGLVTDNIIDYHRRRAAAGCGLVIVEHAFVHARGRHTPTQLGVHTDATLEGLQKLAAAVRSEGAVVCLQISHAGSRASSRVLGMRPVAPTSVRHPYEAEGDIPEALTAGMIDEILQAFGDAAVRARSAGFSAVELHAAHGFLLSQFLSPLTNLRTDEYGGPIENRSRLHLAALESVRARLGQDFPVFVRLGAHDETAGGLELDDSCWTAVKLAAAGASLIDVSGGLQGSRGMGKGAAYFVPYARAIKAVVTVPVLVTGGISEPALADRAVREGWADLIGIGRAMLNDPDWARKAIAHLSMARRPS
- a CDS encoding S46 family peptidase, whose product is MKHRAILLFAVSCLLLGSAPKADDGMWTFDNPPMKIWKEKYGFEPTPQWLQHVRLASPRVEGASGAFVSPDGLIVTNQHVANGQLQKLSTPEHNYVRDGFYAPTREQELKCPDMDVNVFVSYEDVTARVQGAVKPGMSEREAGEARRTATAAIEKESTEKTGLRSEVVKLYSGGEYWLYRYKKFADVRLVFAVEESTGFFGGDYDNFTYPRYDLDVAFFRAYENGQPAHTEYLTWSAKGAEEKELVFAIGSPGATSRLLTMAQIEFHRDVMNPVQMAVWQARLVALQRFSATSPEADRRASAGRRGIENSIKRLVGQQRGLENARLMATKREDERKLRAAVANNPDWQNAYGDAWDQIAAAYKQYAPYAKRNAYSTLSPSRLGSLATSLVRYADEIRKPNSTRLDEFRDSRLDSLKTTLLSPAPVYADMEEALLAGWLEAGRKTLGDDDLFVRAALGGQTPAAVARAVVSATKIADASFRKTLVEGGPDAILKSDDPMLALVRRVDPVMRDLRTWIEQQITNVETTNGERLAKARFAVHGKTVYPDANSTIRISFGTVLGYEAGSTLVPFKTTFYGLYDRAAGFDNQAPFALPPRWLDKRSALDMSAPLNFVYTADTIGGNSGSPVINRKAELVGLNFDSNLPKLANRYMYIDDAEGSRAVGVHSAGILEALKSVYGADRIVKEITGKFALPLL